Proteins co-encoded in one Xiphophorus couchianus chromosome 16, X_couchianus-1.0, whole genome shotgun sequence genomic window:
- the ndufa4a gene encoding cytochrome c oxidase subunit NDUFA4L, with protein sequence MLLTIHKQLRNHPALIPLFFFIGGGAAMSLMYLARLGLRNPDVSWDRKNNPEPWNKLSPNYQYKFFTVNMDYSKLKKDRPDF encoded by the exons ATGCTTCTTACAATCCACAAGCAACTCAGAAACCACCCCGCT CTGATTccccttttcttcttcattggTGGCGGGGCAGCCATGTCCTTGATGTACCTGGCTCGCCTGGGCCTGAGAAACCCCGACGTTTC CTGGGATCGCAAGAACAACCCAGAGCCTTGGAACAAACTGAGTCCAAACTACCAGTACAAG TTCTTTACAGTAAACATGGACTACAGCAAACTGAAGAAGGATCGCCCAGACTTCTAA